In one window of Denticeps clupeoides chromosome 2, fDenClu1.1, whole genome shotgun sequence DNA:
- the arhgap32a gene encoding rho GTPase-activating protein 32 isoform X5, protein MLATYLSRLSAIADNKINCGPVLTWMEIDNKGNHLLVHDESSINVPAIAAAHVIKRYTAQASDELSFEVGDIVSVIDMPPKEDTGWWRGKHGFQVGFFPYDCVELISEKIPPSVTNIMIKPVSKKHGKLITFLRSFMKSRPSKQKLKQRGIFRERVFGCDLGEHLLNSGHDVPQVIRSCTEFIEKHGVVDGIYRLSGITSNIQRLRHDFDSENIPDLTKEAYIQDIHSVGSLCKLYFRELPNPLLTYQLYDKFSDAVSAATDEERLVKIHDVIQQLPPPHYRTLEFLMRHLSCLAAFSSITNMHCKNLAIVWAPNLLRSKQIESACFNGTSAFMEVRIQSVVVEFIINHVDMLFSSKLNSIIRDGAGHGALARPKSLLLSSPSTKLLSLEEAQAQLLSPSSPHSPHSPHSLQSPQSQYIEVGEGPAALQGRFHTVIEFPADSRKKKKVPAKTKKSPVGNWRSFFNLGKSSSTAKRKLQRHPSEPSDIKTVPLPGGRGDSGTLRSAKSEESLTSSHIFEGERRARRPLSTSDCISTSFNEELLDIQAHSNPPRFTSAVGSASSVLPSIPLCSNLDYQNLPDTGATLNFDPMSFQCSSPRAESSFPQNRQALGKRDCSGNTSVVVEGGVGHRNLEDGTVHTSATRDVKENENVKAPMVVAESVSSTPLTSSPSLGTEVRPNRSAFKCISSHSAANRATAMQPRSKQPATDARISDSPPEQVRPLSLISPPVKSAARLLALELAQSAQHASLQSQSTTSPTERHPSLRSPAGADPPLPPPLKQTSSTIDPAQSSVRPSRLYLAEINKPENLYPSCGCSGLRTPEALISGDHNHQSQAPAGPTAIHHCDSERMNPGDEARLCGGIKLKRSPLQPPTPPVRTLHSHLTTAALQNREVVNASNYRAVLAEASLPAMLPSPSHSLSPVSPYLLSPHEDPPDFYNHQGVRVMNRQPGNLPSHHLPQSHHYNTLRPRSHHQSIKFKSHYRHEEVFGEHYNQGGQRYPPMDATRVFPTIRRVRSLHAPPEDRPVLQRQHCYNKLFSRPGPPEIQQVHPYFENGKVHYRYSPYSNSTQDVDCQRSHQSGFTPSYNIHDVPAPPLKARVKSGCYIDTSGNVIPVCKNQGYQFRDRCFLPKLNDTSDVWNSETSNEYFQSVRREGYMNRMAWGPGQAHSANLNPSQGCLKTEEQIHSPRTNSGRDLLISTEEPGGLCRVTMVSHCSPEHPMSEPNAYQPEHLGTEDQMGARAALLLKQRCPARSYSQHHNKSRPLPPNLSLHKEYSCPDFKHNYSSGAGSSVHHCRKDQLLYRTLSKCYPQEDYVFARSAAQRLHWPERSYSVKGHLQKDRFGLDPNPVHFKRRTHSFVYSQYNSTEGSARAGQFRAPRSGSFHGHSCMPAQGHNLYTTAWTQGGLVQTQMRPEPEVYVE, encoded by the exons ATGTTGGCCACGTATCTTTCCCGGCTCTCTGCCATTGCTGATAATAAGATTAACTGTGGTCCGGTACTCACATGGATGGAG ATTGACAATAAGGGGAACCACCTTCTTGTGCACGATGAGTCTTCCATAAACGTTCCCGCCATCGCTGCCGCTCACGTCATAAAGCGCTACACTGCCCAGGCATCAGATGAGTTATCTTTTGAG GTGGGGGATATTGTGTCAGTTATAGACATGCCTCCCAAGGAAGACACTGGTTGGTGGAGAGGCAAGCATGGCTTTCAG GTTGGGTTTTTTCCTTATGACTGTGTGGAATTAATAAGTGAAAAGATCCCTCCATCTGTGACCAACATAATGATCAAGCCAG TATCCAAGAAGCATGGAAAGCTGATCACTTTCCTGCGTAGCTTCATGAAGTCCCGCCCCAGCAAACAGAAGCTGAAGCAGCGTGGGATCTTCAGGGAGAGAGTATTTGGCTGTGACCTGGGGGAACATCTCCTCAACTCAGGCCATGACG TTCCCCAGGTAATCAGGAGCTGTACTGAGTTCATAGAAAAGCATGGGGTTGTGGATGGTATATACCGACTGTCAGGCATTACCTCCAACATCCAAAGACTGAG GCACGACTTTGACTCAGAGAATATTCCAGACCTCACAAAGGAAGCCTACATTCAGGACATCCATTCTGTAGGCTCTCTCTGCAAACTGTATTTCCGAGAACTGCCTAACCCGCTGCTCACCTACCAGCTCTACGACAAATTCTCT GATGCCGTGTCAGCAGCTACGGATGAGGAGAGGCTGGTCAAAATCCATGATGTCATCCAGCAGCTGCCTCCTCCTCACTACAG GACCCTGGAGTTTCTCATGAGACACTTGTCATGCCTGGCAGCATTCAGCAGCATCACTAATATGCACTGCAAAAACCTGGCCATTGTTTGGGCCCCCAATCTCCTCAG GTCAAAACAGATTGAGTCGGCTTGCTTCAATGGAACATCTGCCTTCATGGAGGTGCGCATCCAGTCAGTGGTGGTGGAATTCATAATCAACCATGTAGACATGCTCTTCAGCTCCAAACTCAACTCAATCATCAGAGATGGAGCAG GTCATGGAGCTCTAGCTCGCCCTAAGTCCCTATTGCTGAGTTCTCCTTCTACCAAGCTGCTGAGTCTGGAAGAGGCTCAAGCCCAGCTCCTCTCTCCCAGCAGTCCCCACAGTCCCCACAGTCCCCACAGCCTCCAGAGTCCCCAGAGTCAGTACATTGAGGTGGGCGAAGGTCCTGCTGCTCTGCAGGGTCGGTTCCACACTGTCATTGAGTTTCCCGCTGACAG caggaagaaaaagaaggtcCCAGCAAAGACCAAGAAATCTCCAGTGGGAAATTGGCGCTCCTTTTTCAACCTGGGAAAGTCATCCTCTACAGCCAAGCGCAAACTCCAACGCCACCCCAGTGAGCCTAGCGACATCAAAACTGTACCCCTGCCAG GTGGAAGAGGAGATTCTGGAACACTGCGCTCAGCCAAAAGTGAAGAGTCTCTCACGTCCTCACATATTTTTGAAG GTGAGAGGAGGGCTCGAAGGCCACTGTCGACTAGTGACTGTATATCCACATCCTTCAATGAGGAACTGCTGGACATCCAGGCCCATTCCAATCCTCCCAGATTCACTAGTGCTGTGGGGTCAGCGTCTAGTGTCCTGCCTTCAATTCCACTCTGTTCCAACCTTGATTATCAGAACCTCCCGGACACTGGAGCTACCTTAAACTTTGACCCCATGTCATTCCAGTGCAGTTCACCACGGGCAGAGTCCTCTTTCCCTCAGAACAGACAAGCATTGGGCAAGAGAGATTGCAGTGGGAACACCTCTGTTGTTGTTGAAGGTGGTGTGGGTCATAGAAACCTGGAAGATGGCACTGTTCACACCTCTGCAACCAGAGATGTCAAAGAAAATGAGAATGTCAAAGCCCCGATGGTAGTAGCAGAGTCAGTATCATCCACGCCTCTAACCTCCTCGCCATCGCTGGGAACTGAAGTCCGACCAAACAgatctgcatttaaatgcatcagCTCTCACAGTGCAGCAAACAGGGCAACGGCCATGCAGCCACGATCAAAACAGCCAGCCACAG ATGCACGGATTTCAGACAGCCCTCCTGAACAGGTCAGGCCACTGTCTCTGATTTCTCCTCCAGTTAAGAGTGCTGCTCGACTGCTTGCTCTGGAGCTGGCTCAATCTGCCCAGCACGCCTCTCTTCAGTCTCAGTCAACCACATCCCCTACAGAAAGACATCCTTCCTTGAGATCTCCAGCAGGAGCCGaccctcctctccctccacctctTAAGCAGACCTCAAGTACAATTGACCCAGCTCAGAGCTCCGTGCGGCCCAGTAGACTGTACCTGGCAGAAATCAATAAACCAGAGAATCTCTACCCATCTTGTGGTTGTAGTGGTCTCAGGACCCCTGAAGCACTCATATCAGGCGATCACAACCATCAGAGCCAAGCACCTGCTGGACCCACTGCCATACATCACTGTGACTCAGAAAGGATGAATCCAGGTGATGAGGCCCGGCTATGTGGaggtattaaattaaaaagatcTCCATTGCAGCCACCCACCCCTCCAGTCCGCACTCTACATAGCCACCTGACCACAGCCGCTCTCCAGAACAGGGAGGTGGTCAATGCTTCCAACTATCGTGCTGTGTTGGCTGAAGCATCTCTACCCGCCATGCTTCCTTCACCATCACACTCCCTGTCCCCCGTCTCTCCATACCTTCTGAGTCCACATGAGGATCCACCCGATTTCTACAACCATCAAGGAGTTAGAGTGATGAACAGGCAGCCTGGGAACTTACCATCACATCACTTGCCCCAGTCGCACCACTACAACACTTTGCGTCCAAGATCCCACCACCAATCAATCAAGTTCAAAAGTCACTACAGGCATGAGGAGGTTTTTGGGGAGCACTACAACCAAGGTGGGCAACGTTACCCTCCAATGGATGCTACCCGTGTGTTCCCAACCATTCGCAGAGTTCGCTCACTACATGCCCCACCAGAGGATAGGCCAGTATTACAGCGCCAGCACTGCTATAACAAACTCTTCTCACGACCAGGCCCACCGGAGATCCAGCAGGTTCACCCCTACTTTGAGAACGGGAAGGTACACTATCGATACAGTCCTTATTCAAACAGTACACAAGATGTCGACTGCCAGAGGTCACACCAGTCTGGATTCACTCCATCCTACAACATTCATGATGTGCCAGCACCCCCTTTAAAGGCAAGAGTCAAGTCTGGGTGCTACATTGACACTTCAGGCAATGTCATTCCTGTTTGCAAAAACCAGGGTTATCAGTTCAGAGATAGGTGCTTCCTGCCAAAGCTAAATGATACATCTGATGTGTGGAATTCTGAGACGAGCAATGAGTATTTCCAATCTGTAAGAAGGGAAGGTTACATGAACAGGATGGCATGGGGGCCAGGTCAAGCCCACAGTGCAAATTTGAACCCATCTCAGGGGTGTCTTAAGACAGAGGAGCAAATCCATAGTCCTAGGACAAATTCAGGAAGAGATCTTCTGATATCCACAGAGGAACCTGGAGGCTTGTGTAGAGTCACAATGGTTTCCCACTGCTCTCCAGAGCACCCTATGTCAGAGCCAAATGCTTATCAACCAGAGCACCTTGGTACAGAAGATCAAATGGGGGCTAGGGCAGCCCTTCTACTTAAGCAACGCTGTCCTGCCCGAAGTTACTCTCAGCACCACAACAAAAGCAGGCCTCTGCCACCAAACCTCTCACTGCACAAGGAATACAGCTGCCCAGACTTCAAACATAACTACTCGAGTGGCGCTGGCAGCAGTGTCCATCACTGCCGAAAGGACCAGTTGTTGTACAGGACCCTCAGCAAATGTTACCCACAGGAGGATTATGTGTTTGCCAGATCAGCAGCTCAACGTTTGCACTGGCCAGAGCGATCATACAGTGTCAAAGGCCACCTTCAAAAGGATCGTTTTGGGTTGGATCCTAACCCTGTGCACTTCAAAAGGAGAACCCATAGCTTTGTTTATTCCCAGTACAACAGCACAGAAGGGTCTGCCCGTGCTGGACAGTTCAGAGCCCCTCGTTCTGGATCATTCCATGGCCACAGCTGCATGCCCGCTCAGGGCCACAACCTCTACACCACTGCCTGGACTCAGGGAGGCCTTGTGCAAACACAGATGAGGCCTGAACCAGAGGTTTATGTGGAGTGA
- the arhgap32a gene encoding rho GTPase-activating protein 32 isoform X3, giving the protein MEAGRLVEAAAGATAEEPPVPELQGEPLSLFTRGREMSPCHQLEKEGRILPHDRTELEDSDTGRSVATSEHPESSLCSKISTASIKVKNIRKLSITKGHFPRLADCAHFHYDSVDFGSIQLSLADEKNVTPSSFDIKELGFLTQICCQGASWVVKRSYEDFRVLDKHLHLCIYDRRFSQLPELPRAYQLKDKFEKLPLMLATYLSRLSAIADNKINCGPVLTWMEIDNKGNHLLVHDESSINVPAIAAAHVIKRYTAQASDELSFEVGDIVSVIDMPPKEDTGWWRGKHGFQVGFFPYDCVELISEKIPPSVTNIMIKPVSKKHGKLITFLRSFMKSRPSKQKLKQRGIFRERVFGCDLGEHLLNSGHDVPQVIRSCTEFIEKHGVVDGIYRLSGITSNIQRLRHDFDSENIPDLTKEAYIQDIHSVGSLCKLYFRELPNPLLTYQLYDKFSDAVSAATDEERLVKIHDVIQQLPPPHYRTLEFLMRHLSCLAAFSSITNMHCKNLAIVWAPNLLRSKQIESACFNGTSAFMEVRIQSVVVEFIINHVDMLFSSKLNSIIRDGAGHGALARPKSLLLSSPSTKLLSLEEAQAQLLSPSSPHSPHSPHSLQSPQSQYIEVGEGPAALQGRFHTVIEFPADSRKKKKVPAKTKKSPVGNWRSFFNLGKSSSTAKRKLQRHPSEPSDIKTVPLPGGRGDSGTLRSAKSEESLTSSHIFEGERRARRPLSTSDCISTSFNEELLDIQAHSNPPRFTSAVGSASSVLPSIPLCSNLDYQNLPDTGATLNFDPMSFQCSSPRAESSFPQNRQALGKRDCSGNTSVVVEGGVGHRNLEDGTVHTSATRDVKENENVKAPMVVAESVSSTPLTSSPSLGTEVRPNRSAFKCISSHSAANRATAMQPRSKQPATDARISDSPPEQVRPLSLISPPVKSAARLLALELAQSAQHASLQSQSTTSPTERHPSLRSPAGADPPLPPPLKQTSSTIDPAQSSVRPSRLYLAEINKPENLYPSCGCSGLRTPEALISGDHNHQSQAPAGPTAIHHCDSERMNPGDEARLCGGIKLKRSPLQPPTPPVRTLHSHLTTAALQNREVVNASNYRAVLAEASLPAMLPSPSHSLSPVSPYLLSPHEDPPDFYNHQGVRVMNRQPGNLPSHHLPQSHHYNTLRPRSHHQSIKFKSHYRHEEVFGEHYNQGGQRYPPMDATRVFPTIRRVRSLHAPPEDRPVLQRQHCYNKLFSRPGPPEIQQVHPYFENGKVHYRYSPYSNSTQDVDCQRSHQSGFTPSYNIHDVPAPPLKARVKSGCYIDTSGNVIPVCKNQGYQFRDRCFLPKLNDTSDVWNSETSNEYFQSVRREGYMNRMAWGPGQAHSANLNPSQGCLKTEEQIHSPRTNSGRDLLISTEEPGGLCRVTMVSHCSPEHPMSEPNAYQPEHLGTEDQMGARAALLLKQRCPARSYSQHHNKSRPLPPNLSLHKEYSCPDFKHNYSSGAGSSVHHCRKDQLLYRTLSKCYPQEDYVFARSAAQRLHWPERSYSVKGHLQKDRFGLDPNPVHFKRRTHSFVYSQYNSTEGSARAGQFRAPRSGSFHGHSCMPAQGHNLYTTAWTQGGLVQTQMRPEPEVYVE; this is encoded by the exons ATGGAGGCGGGGAGGCTAGTGGAGGCTGCCGCCGGAGCGACGGCAGAGGAGCCACCAGTTCCAGAGCTTCAGGGGGAACCGCTCAGCCTGTTCACCCGGGGAAG AGAAATGTCACCCTGTCATCAGCTGGAGAAAGAAGGGAGAATCCTTCCACATGACAGAACTGAGTTGGAGGACAGTGAtacg ggGAGAAGTGTGGCTACATCTGAGCACCCAGAGTCTTCACTGTGCTCCAAAATCAGCACCGCAAGCATAAAGGTCAAGAACATCAGGAA ACTTTCTATTACAAAAGGCCATTTCCCCCGACTGGCTGACTGCGCCCATTTCCACTACGACAGCGTGGACTTTGGCAGCATCCAG CTTTCTTTGgcagatgaaaaaaatgttacacCCAGTAGTTTTGACATAAAGGAGCTGGGATTTCTGACACAGATCTGCTGTCAA GGCGCAAGCTGGGTAGTGAAACGTTCCTATGAGGACTTCCGCGTGCTGGACAAGCATCTCCACCTTTGCATTTATGACCGTCGCTTCTCGCAGCTGCCAGAGCTGCCCAGAGCCTATCAGCTGAAGGATAAATTTGAG AAACTGCCCCTGATGTTGGCCACGTATCTTTCCCGGCTCTCTGCCATTGCTGATAATAAGATTAACTGTGGTCCGGTACTCACATGGATGGAG ATTGACAATAAGGGGAACCACCTTCTTGTGCACGATGAGTCTTCCATAAACGTTCCCGCCATCGCTGCCGCTCACGTCATAAAGCGCTACACTGCCCAGGCATCAGATGAGTTATCTTTTGAG GTGGGGGATATTGTGTCAGTTATAGACATGCCTCCCAAGGAAGACACTGGTTGGTGGAGAGGCAAGCATGGCTTTCAG GTTGGGTTTTTTCCTTATGACTGTGTGGAATTAATAAGTGAAAAGATCCCTCCATCTGTGACCAACATAATGATCAAGCCAG TATCCAAGAAGCATGGAAAGCTGATCACTTTCCTGCGTAGCTTCATGAAGTCCCGCCCCAGCAAACAGAAGCTGAAGCAGCGTGGGATCTTCAGGGAGAGAGTATTTGGCTGTGACCTGGGGGAACATCTCCTCAACTCAGGCCATGACG TTCCCCAGGTAATCAGGAGCTGTACTGAGTTCATAGAAAAGCATGGGGTTGTGGATGGTATATACCGACTGTCAGGCATTACCTCCAACATCCAAAGACTGAG GCACGACTTTGACTCAGAGAATATTCCAGACCTCACAAAGGAAGCCTACATTCAGGACATCCATTCTGTAGGCTCTCTCTGCAAACTGTATTTCCGAGAACTGCCTAACCCGCTGCTCACCTACCAGCTCTACGACAAATTCTCT GATGCCGTGTCAGCAGCTACGGATGAGGAGAGGCTGGTCAAAATCCATGATGTCATCCAGCAGCTGCCTCCTCCTCACTACAG GACCCTGGAGTTTCTCATGAGACACTTGTCATGCCTGGCAGCATTCAGCAGCATCACTAATATGCACTGCAAAAACCTGGCCATTGTTTGGGCCCCCAATCTCCTCAG GTCAAAACAGATTGAGTCGGCTTGCTTCAATGGAACATCTGCCTTCATGGAGGTGCGCATCCAGTCAGTGGTGGTGGAATTCATAATCAACCATGTAGACATGCTCTTCAGCTCCAAACTCAACTCAATCATCAGAGATGGAGCAG GTCATGGAGCTCTAGCTCGCCCTAAGTCCCTATTGCTGAGTTCTCCTTCTACCAAGCTGCTGAGTCTGGAAGAGGCTCAAGCCCAGCTCCTCTCTCCCAGCAGTCCCCACAGTCCCCACAGTCCCCACAGCCTCCAGAGTCCCCAGAGTCAGTACATTGAGGTGGGCGAAGGTCCTGCTGCTCTGCAGGGTCGGTTCCACACTGTCATTGAGTTTCCCGCTGACAG caggaagaaaaagaaggtcCCAGCAAAGACCAAGAAATCTCCAGTGGGAAATTGGCGCTCCTTTTTCAACCTGGGAAAGTCATCCTCTACAGCCAAGCGCAAACTCCAACGCCACCCCAGTGAGCCTAGCGACATCAAAACTGTACCCCTGCCAG GTGGAAGAGGAGATTCTGGAACACTGCGCTCAGCCAAAAGTGAAGAGTCTCTCACGTCCTCACATATTTTTGAAG GTGAGAGGAGGGCTCGAAGGCCACTGTCGACTAGTGACTGTATATCCACATCCTTCAATGAGGAACTGCTGGACATCCAGGCCCATTCCAATCCTCCCAGATTCACTAGTGCTGTGGGGTCAGCGTCTAGTGTCCTGCCTTCAATTCCACTCTGTTCCAACCTTGATTATCAGAACCTCCCGGACACTGGAGCTACCTTAAACTTTGACCCCATGTCATTCCAGTGCAGTTCACCACGGGCAGAGTCCTCTTTCCCTCAGAACAGACAAGCATTGGGCAAGAGAGATTGCAGTGGGAACACCTCTGTTGTTGTTGAAGGTGGTGTGGGTCATAGAAACCTGGAAGATGGCACTGTTCACACCTCTGCAACCAGAGATGTCAAAGAAAATGAGAATGTCAAAGCCCCGATGGTAGTAGCAGAGTCAGTATCATCCACGCCTCTAACCTCCTCGCCATCGCTGGGAACTGAAGTCCGACCAAACAgatctgcatttaaatgcatcagCTCTCACAGTGCAGCAAACAGGGCAACGGCCATGCAGCCACGATCAAAACAGCCAGCCACAG ATGCACGGATTTCAGACAGCCCTCCTGAACAGGTCAGGCCACTGTCTCTGATTTCTCCTCCAGTTAAGAGTGCTGCTCGACTGCTTGCTCTGGAGCTGGCTCAATCTGCCCAGCACGCCTCTCTTCAGTCTCAGTCAACCACATCCCCTACAGAAAGACATCCTTCCTTGAGATCTCCAGCAGGAGCCGaccctcctctccctccacctctTAAGCAGACCTCAAGTACAATTGACCCAGCTCAGAGCTCCGTGCGGCCCAGTAGACTGTACCTGGCAGAAATCAATAAACCAGAGAATCTCTACCCATCTTGTGGTTGTAGTGGTCTCAGGACCCCTGAAGCACTCATATCAGGCGATCACAACCATCAGAGCCAAGCACCTGCTGGACCCACTGCCATACATCACTGTGACTCAGAAAGGATGAATCCAGGTGATGAGGCCCGGCTATGTGGaggtattaaattaaaaagatcTCCATTGCAGCCACCCACCCCTCCAGTCCGCACTCTACATAGCCACCTGACCACAGCCGCTCTCCAGAACAGGGAGGTGGTCAATGCTTCCAACTATCGTGCTGTGTTGGCTGAAGCATCTCTACCCGCCATGCTTCCTTCACCATCACACTCCCTGTCCCCCGTCTCTCCATACCTTCTGAGTCCACATGAGGATCCACCCGATTTCTACAACCATCAAGGAGTTAGAGTGATGAACAGGCAGCCTGGGAACTTACCATCACATCACTTGCCCCAGTCGCACCACTACAACACTTTGCGTCCAAGATCCCACCACCAATCAATCAAGTTCAAAAGTCACTACAGGCATGAGGAGGTTTTTGGGGAGCACTACAACCAAGGTGGGCAACGTTACCCTCCAATGGATGCTACCCGTGTGTTCCCAACCATTCGCAGAGTTCGCTCACTACATGCCCCACCAGAGGATAGGCCAGTATTACAGCGCCAGCACTGCTATAACAAACTCTTCTCACGACCAGGCCCACCGGAGATCCAGCAGGTTCACCCCTACTTTGAGAACGGGAAGGTACACTATCGATACAGTCCTTATTCAAACAGTACACAAGATGTCGACTGCCAGAGGTCACACCAGTCTGGATTCACTCCATCCTACAACATTCATGATGTGCCAGCACCCCCTTTAAAGGCAAGAGTCAAGTCTGGGTGCTACATTGACACTTCAGGCAATGTCATTCCTGTTTGCAAAAACCAGGGTTATCAGTTCAGAGATAGGTGCTTCCTGCCAAAGCTAAATGATACATCTGATGTGTGGAATTCTGAGACGAGCAATGAGTATTTCCAATCTGTAAGAAGGGAAGGTTACATGAACAGGATGGCATGGGGGCCAGGTCAAGCCCACAGTGCAAATTTGAACCCATCTCAGGGGTGTCTTAAGACAGAGGAGCAAATCCATAGTCCTAGGACAAATTCAGGAAGAGATCTTCTGATATCCACAGAGGAACCTGGAGGCTTGTGTAGAGTCACAATGGTTTCCCACTGCTCTCCAGAGCACCCTATGTCAGAGCCAAATGCTTATCAACCAGAGCACCTTGGTACAGAAGATCAAATGGGGGCTAGGGCAGCCCTTCTACTTAAGCAACGCTGTCCTGCCCGAAGTTACTCTCAGCACCACAACAAAAGCAGGCCTCTGCCACCAAACCTCTCACTGCACAAGGAATACAGCTGCCCAGACTTCAAACATAACTACTCGAGTGGCGCTGGCAGCAGTGTCCATCACTGCCGAAAGGACCAGTTGTTGTACAGGACCCTCAGCAAATGTTACCCACAGGAGGATTATGTGTTTGCCAGATCAGCAGCTCAACGTTTGCACTGGCCAGAGCGATCATACAGTGTCAAAGGCCACCTTCAAAAGGATCGTTTTGGGTTGGATCCTAACCCTGTGCACTTCAAAAGGAGAACCCATAGCTTTGTTTATTCCCAGTACAACAGCACAGAAGGGTCTGCCCGTGCTGGACAGTTCAGAGCCCCTCGTTCTGGATCATTCCATGGCCACAGCTGCATGCCCGCTCAGGGCCACAACCTCTACACCACTGCCTGGACTCAGGGAGGCCTTGTGCAAACACAGATGAGGCCTGAACCAGAGGTTTATGTGGAGTGA